The proteins below come from a single Takifugu flavidus isolate HTHZ2018 chromosome 6, ASM371156v2, whole genome shotgun sequence genomic window:
- the tbc1d9 gene encoding TBC1 domain family member 9 isoform X1, whose product MWISPEDVLLAGALWITERANPYFILQKRKGHGEGGGGLAGLLVGTLDVVLDSSARVAPYRILYQTPDSLVYWTIAHGSSRKEITEHWEWLEHNLLQTLSIFENENDITTFVKGKVQGIIAEYNKNHDVKEDDDTDKFKEASAKFRKLFGMPDEEKLVNYYSCSYWKGKVPRQGWLYLSINHLCFYSYLLGKEAKLVVRWAEITQLEKSATLLLPDAIKVNTRVEEYVFSVFLNIGETFKLAEQLANIAMRQLLDNKGFEQDRSLPKLKKKSPKKVSALKRDLDARAKSERYRTLFRLPKDEKLDGHTDCTLWTPFNKMHILGQMFVSTNYICFTSKEETLCSLIIPLREVTIVEKADSSSVLPSPLSISTKNRMTFLFANLKDRDFLVQRISDFLQQTTSKIYLERELTSSLNSSDDEQVYSQHGSLLSSSPQNSLCSEGERSFNLNDSSVPTATQALMTMYRRRSPEEFNPKLAKEFLKEQAWKNHFAEYGQGVCMYRTEKTKDLVLKGIPESMRGELWLLFSGAINEMATHPGYYEDLVEKSMGKYNLATEEIERDLHRSLPEHPAFQNEMGIAALRRVLTAYAFRNPNIGYCQAMNIVTSVLLLYAKEEEAFWLLVALCERMLPDYYNTRVVGALVDQGVFEELAREHVPQLYDCMQDLGVISTISLSWFLTIFLSVMPFESAVVVVDCFFFDGIKVIFQLALSVLHASIHQLLGCKDDGEAMTVLGRYLDSVTNKDSTLPPIPHLHSLLTDNGEPHPEVDIFKLVRSSYEKFGSIRADVIEQMRFKQRLRVIQTIEDTTKRNVVRTIVTETAFSIDELEELFLLFKAEHLTSCYWGGSSNPTERHDPSLPYLEQYRIDTEQFKGLFKQLFPWANGAQSDLLAVRFFRLLDQNCDGLINFREFINGLGVLYHADLIEKLKLLYKMHVVPEIPHEQEEPDSAFEATQYFFEDITPETSMGQDSKCRSEKDDGFVRVTFKTEKVKKLNTPEYRHYLKLWNEETKPKRENTKDLPKLNQAQFIELCKTLYSMFSEDVAEQELYHATATVTSLLLEMGEVGKLFSSLGRKEHDMGAKLEPRVYPRSAQQVVSDDMFQQREQSGDFIPTGEKSPCEEEKADDLPAMHDIKLEDSSPKDTGTSSAMLISDDDTSVSSYSVLSAGSHELDDKLQCEDIADDTVLVRRDSGVAGERMNRPTGGGAQDGGLPHSASIDKDWAITFEQFLASVLTEQALVHYFEKPVEVAASITNAKNMCKSGRPLLSMSDYEISLSG is encoded by the exons ATGTGGATCAGTCCCGAGGATGTGTTGCTGGCGGGCGCGTTATGGATCACCGAGAGAGCCAATCCATACTTCATCCTTCAGAAGCGCAAAGGCCACGGAGAGGGAGGCGGGGGGCTGGCAG GTCTACTGGTGGGAACCTTAGACGTGGTCTTGGACTCCAGCGCTCGTGTGGCACCATACAGGATCCTATACCAGACTCCAGACTCCCTGGTATATTGGACCATAGCTCATG gaAGCTCTCGCAAGGAGATCACGGAGCACTGGGAGTGGCTGGAGCACAACCTGCTGCAGACCCTCTCCATCTTCGAGAACGAGAACGACATCACCACCTTCGTCAAAGGAAAAGTCCAG GGGATCATCGCGGAGTACAACAAGAACCATGACGTCAAAGAGGACGACGACACGGACAAGTTCAAGGAGGCCAGCGCCAAGTTCCGGAAGCTGTTTGGGATGCCGGATGAGGAGAAGCTGGTCAACTATTACTCCTGCAGCTACTGGAAGGGCAAAGTCCCGAGACAGGGCTGGTTGTACCTCAGCATCAACCACCTGTGCTTCTACTCCTACCTGCTGGGAAAAGAAG CCAAACTAGTGGTCCGTTGGGCGGAAATCACTCAGCTGGAGAAGAGCGCCACCCTCCTGCTGCCCGACGCCATCAAGGTCAACACCCGGGTGGAGGAGTACGTCTTCTCCGTCTTCCTGAACATCGGCGAGACCTTTAAGCTGGCCGAGCAGCTGGCTAACATCGCCATGCGGCAGCTCCTGGACAACAAGGGCTTCGAGCAGGATCGCTCGCTGCCCAAACTCAAGAAGAAGTCGCCCAAGAAAGTCTCGGCCCTCAAGCG GGACCTGGATGCCAGAGCCAAGAGTGAGCGTTACCGGACGCTCTTCCGTCTGCCCAAAGACGAAAAACTGGACGGGCACACGGATTGCACCCTGTGGACTCCCTTTAACAAGATGCACATCCTGGGACAGATGTTTGTTTCCACCAACTACATCTGCTTCACCAGCAAAGAAGAGACGCTGTGCAGCCTCATCATCCCTCTACGAGAG GTGACCATTGTGGAGAAGGCGGACAGCTCCAGCGTGCTGCCCAGCCCGCTTTCCATCAGCACCAAGAACCGCATGACCTTCCTGTTTGCCAACCTGAAGGACAGGGACTTCCTGGTCCAGCGGATATCCGACTTCCTGCAGCAGACCACCTCTAAGATCTACCTTGAGAGGGAACTGACCAGTAGCCTCAACAGCTCGGACGATGAG CAGGTTTACTCCCAGCATGGATCTCTGCTCTCCAGCAGCCCACAGAACAGTTTGTGCTCCGAAGGGGAGCGCTCCTTCAACCTGAACGACAGCAGCGTGCCCACGGCCACGCAGGCCCTCATGACGATGTACCGCCGCCGCTCACCCGAGGAGTTCAACCCTAAACTG GCTAAGGAGTTCCTGAAGGAGCAGGCGTGGAAGAACCACTTTGCCGAGTACGGACAGGGGGTGTGCATGTATCGGACCGAGAAGACAAAGGACCTGGTCCTCAAGGGGATTCCCGAGAGCATGAGAGGAGAGCTGTGGCTGCTCTTCTCTG GTGCGATCAACGAGATGGCCACACACCCTGGCTATTACGAAGACCTGGTGGAGAAATCGATGGGCAAATACAACCTGGCAACGGAGGAGATAGAGCGGGACCTGCACCGCTCGCTCCCGGAGCACCCAGCCTTTCAGAATGAGATGGGCATCGCCGCCCTCCGACGGGTCCTCACCGCCTACGCCTTCAGAAACCCAAACATCGGATACTGTCAG GCTATGAACATTGTaacatctgtgctgctgctctacgccaaagaagaggaggctttctggctgctggtggcgCTCTGTGAGAGGATGCTGCCCGACTACTACAACACCAGGGTCGTAG GAGCTCTGGTGGATCAGGGCGTGTTCGAGGAGCTGGCCCGCGAGCACGTCCCTCAGCTGTACGACTGTATGCAGGACCTCGGGGTCATCTCCACCATCTCGCTGTCGTGGTTCCTCACCATCTTCCTCTCCGTGATGCCGTTCGAGAGcgccgtggtggtggtggactgCTTCTTTTTCGACGGCATCAAGGTCATCTTCCAGCTGGCGCTGTCCGTGCTGCACGCCAGCATCCATCAGCTTCTGGGCTGCAAGGATGACGGCGAGGCCATGACGGTGCTGGGAAG ATACTTGGACAGTGTGACCAATAAGGACAGTACCctgccccccatcccccaccttCACTCCCTGCTGACAGACAATGGGGAACCACACCCTGAGGTGGACATCTTCAAACTGGTGCGCAGCTCCTACGAG AAATTCGGCTCCATCCGCGCAGACGTGATCGAGCAGATGCGTTTCAAACAGAGGCTGAGGGTCATTCAGACCATCGAGGACACGACTAAACGCAACGTG GTCAGAACTATCGTCACGGAGACCGCCTTCAGCATTGACGAACTGGAGGAGCTCTTTTTGCTCTTTAAG GCGGAGCACCTGACCAGCTGCTACtggggcggcagcagcaacccAACAGAGCGCCACGACCCCAGCCTGCCGTACCTGGAGCAGTACCGCATCGACACGGAGCAGTTCAAAGGGCTCTTCAAGCAGCTGTTCCCCTGGGCCAACGGCGCCCAGTCGGACCTGCTGGCCGTGCGCTTCTTCCGTCTGCTCGACCAAAACTGCGACGGGCTCATCAATTTCCGAGAGTTCATCAATGGCCTGG GCGTTCTGTATCACGCGGACCTCATCGAGAAGCTGAAGCTCCTCTACAAGATGCACGTCGTGCCTG AAATCCCCCATGAACAGGAAGAGCCAGATTCTGCCTTTGAGGCCACGCAGTACTTCTTTGAAGATATCACCCCGGAAACGTCGATGG gTCAGGACTCAAAGTGCAGAAGTGAGAAGGATGACGGCTTCGTCAGAGTCACGTTCAAGACTGAAAAAG tgaagaaGCTTAACACTCCTGAATATCGCCACTATCTGAAGCTGTGGAACGAAGAGACCAAACCTAAGCGAGAAAACACGAAAGATCTTCCAAAACTAAACCAG GCTCAGTTCATCGAACTCTGCAAGACCTTGTACAGCATGTTCAGCGAGGACGTTGCAGAGCAGGAGCTCTACCACGCCACGGCGACCGTCAccagtctgctgctggaaaTGGGAGAAGTGGGGAAGCTGTTTTCCTCATTAGGCAGGAAGGAGCACGACATGGGGGCCAAATTGGAGCCGAGGGTGTATCCCAGGAGCGCCCAGCAGGTGGTGTCTGATGACATGTTCCAACAGCGGGAACAGAGTGGCGACTTTATACCTACAGGCGAGAAAAGTCCCTGCGAGGAGGAGAAAGCGGACGACCTCCCGGCCATGCACGACATCAAGCTGGAGGACTCGTCTCCCAAAGACACGGGCACGTCGTCCGCCATGCTCATCTCAGACGACGACACCTCGGTGTCGTCCTACTCGGTGCTCAGCGCCGGCTCCCACGAGCTGGACGACAAGCTCCAGTGCGAGGACATCGCAGATGACACGGTGCTGGTGCGTCGCGACAGCGGGGTCGCCGGGGAAAGAATGAACCGCCCCACGGGAGGCGGAGCCCAGGATGGAGGGCTTCCTCACAGCGCCAGCATTGATAAAGACTGGGCCATCACCTTTGAGCAGTTCCTGGCCTCTGTGCTCACCGAACAAGCCCTGGTGCATTATTTCGAGAAGCCCGTGGAGGTGGCGGCAAGCATCACCAATGCCAAGAACATGTGTAAATcagggcgccccctgctgtccatgAGTGACTATGAGATCTCTCTGTCCGGCTGA
- the tbc1d9 gene encoding TBC1 domain family member 9 isoform X2: protein MWISPEDVLLAGALWITERANPYFILQKRKGHGEGGGGLAGLLVGTLDVVLDSSARVAPYRILYQTPDSLVYWTIAHGSSRKEITEHWEWLEHNLLQTLSIFENENDITTFVKGKVQGIIAEYNKNHDVKEDDDTDKFKEASAKFRKLFGMPDEEKLVNYYSCSYWKGKVPRQGWLYLSINHLCFYSYLLGKEAKLVVRWAEITQLEKSATLLLPDAIKVNTRVEEYVFSVFLNIGETFKLAEQLANIAMRQLLDNKGFEQDRSLPKLKKKSPKKVSALKRDLDARAKSERYRTLFRLPKDEKLDGHTDCTLWTPFNKMHILGQMFVSTNYICFTSKEETLCSLIIPLREVTIVEKADSSSVLPSPLSISTKNRMTFLFANLKDRDFLVQRISDFLQQTTSKIYLERELTSSLNSSDDEVYSQHGSLLSSSPQNSLCSEGERSFNLNDSSVPTATQALMTMYRRRSPEEFNPKLAKEFLKEQAWKNHFAEYGQGVCMYRTEKTKDLVLKGIPESMRGELWLLFSGAINEMATHPGYYEDLVEKSMGKYNLATEEIERDLHRSLPEHPAFQNEMGIAALRRVLTAYAFRNPNIGYCQAMNIVTSVLLLYAKEEEAFWLLVALCERMLPDYYNTRVVGALVDQGVFEELAREHVPQLYDCMQDLGVISTISLSWFLTIFLSVMPFESAVVVVDCFFFDGIKVIFQLALSVLHASIHQLLGCKDDGEAMTVLGRYLDSVTNKDSTLPPIPHLHSLLTDNGEPHPEVDIFKLVRSSYEKFGSIRADVIEQMRFKQRLRVIQTIEDTTKRNVVRTIVTETAFSIDELEELFLLFKAEHLTSCYWGGSSNPTERHDPSLPYLEQYRIDTEQFKGLFKQLFPWANGAQSDLLAVRFFRLLDQNCDGLINFREFINGLGVLYHADLIEKLKLLYKMHVVPEIPHEQEEPDSAFEATQYFFEDITPETSMGQDSKCRSEKDDGFVRVTFKTEKVKKLNTPEYRHYLKLWNEETKPKRENTKDLPKLNQAQFIELCKTLYSMFSEDVAEQELYHATATVTSLLLEMGEVGKLFSSLGRKEHDMGAKLEPRVYPRSAQQVVSDDMFQQREQSGDFIPTGEKSPCEEEKADDLPAMHDIKLEDSSPKDTGTSSAMLISDDDTSVSSYSVLSAGSHELDDKLQCEDIADDTVLVRRDSGVAGERMNRPTGGGAQDGGLPHSASIDKDWAITFEQFLASVLTEQALVHYFEKPVEVAASITNAKNMCKSGRPLLSMSDYEISLSG, encoded by the exons ATGTGGATCAGTCCCGAGGATGTGTTGCTGGCGGGCGCGTTATGGATCACCGAGAGAGCCAATCCATACTTCATCCTTCAGAAGCGCAAAGGCCACGGAGAGGGAGGCGGGGGGCTGGCAG GTCTACTGGTGGGAACCTTAGACGTGGTCTTGGACTCCAGCGCTCGTGTGGCACCATACAGGATCCTATACCAGACTCCAGACTCCCTGGTATATTGGACCATAGCTCATG gaAGCTCTCGCAAGGAGATCACGGAGCACTGGGAGTGGCTGGAGCACAACCTGCTGCAGACCCTCTCCATCTTCGAGAACGAGAACGACATCACCACCTTCGTCAAAGGAAAAGTCCAG GGGATCATCGCGGAGTACAACAAGAACCATGACGTCAAAGAGGACGACGACACGGACAAGTTCAAGGAGGCCAGCGCCAAGTTCCGGAAGCTGTTTGGGATGCCGGATGAGGAGAAGCTGGTCAACTATTACTCCTGCAGCTACTGGAAGGGCAAAGTCCCGAGACAGGGCTGGTTGTACCTCAGCATCAACCACCTGTGCTTCTACTCCTACCTGCTGGGAAAAGAAG CCAAACTAGTGGTCCGTTGGGCGGAAATCACTCAGCTGGAGAAGAGCGCCACCCTCCTGCTGCCCGACGCCATCAAGGTCAACACCCGGGTGGAGGAGTACGTCTTCTCCGTCTTCCTGAACATCGGCGAGACCTTTAAGCTGGCCGAGCAGCTGGCTAACATCGCCATGCGGCAGCTCCTGGACAACAAGGGCTTCGAGCAGGATCGCTCGCTGCCCAAACTCAAGAAGAAGTCGCCCAAGAAAGTCTCGGCCCTCAAGCG GGACCTGGATGCCAGAGCCAAGAGTGAGCGTTACCGGACGCTCTTCCGTCTGCCCAAAGACGAAAAACTGGACGGGCACACGGATTGCACCCTGTGGACTCCCTTTAACAAGATGCACATCCTGGGACAGATGTTTGTTTCCACCAACTACATCTGCTTCACCAGCAAAGAAGAGACGCTGTGCAGCCTCATCATCCCTCTACGAGAG GTGACCATTGTGGAGAAGGCGGACAGCTCCAGCGTGCTGCCCAGCCCGCTTTCCATCAGCACCAAGAACCGCATGACCTTCCTGTTTGCCAACCTGAAGGACAGGGACTTCCTGGTCCAGCGGATATCCGACTTCCTGCAGCAGACCACCTCTAAGATCTACCTTGAGAGGGAACTGACCAGTAGCCTCAACAGCTCGGACGATGAG GTTTACTCCCAGCATGGATCTCTGCTCTCCAGCAGCCCACAGAACAGTTTGTGCTCCGAAGGGGAGCGCTCCTTCAACCTGAACGACAGCAGCGTGCCCACGGCCACGCAGGCCCTCATGACGATGTACCGCCGCCGCTCACCCGAGGAGTTCAACCCTAAACTG GCTAAGGAGTTCCTGAAGGAGCAGGCGTGGAAGAACCACTTTGCCGAGTACGGACAGGGGGTGTGCATGTATCGGACCGAGAAGACAAAGGACCTGGTCCTCAAGGGGATTCCCGAGAGCATGAGAGGAGAGCTGTGGCTGCTCTTCTCTG GTGCGATCAACGAGATGGCCACACACCCTGGCTATTACGAAGACCTGGTGGAGAAATCGATGGGCAAATACAACCTGGCAACGGAGGAGATAGAGCGGGACCTGCACCGCTCGCTCCCGGAGCACCCAGCCTTTCAGAATGAGATGGGCATCGCCGCCCTCCGACGGGTCCTCACCGCCTACGCCTTCAGAAACCCAAACATCGGATACTGTCAG GCTATGAACATTGTaacatctgtgctgctgctctacgccaaagaagaggaggctttctggctgctggtggcgCTCTGTGAGAGGATGCTGCCCGACTACTACAACACCAGGGTCGTAG GAGCTCTGGTGGATCAGGGCGTGTTCGAGGAGCTGGCCCGCGAGCACGTCCCTCAGCTGTACGACTGTATGCAGGACCTCGGGGTCATCTCCACCATCTCGCTGTCGTGGTTCCTCACCATCTTCCTCTCCGTGATGCCGTTCGAGAGcgccgtggtggtggtggactgCTTCTTTTTCGACGGCATCAAGGTCATCTTCCAGCTGGCGCTGTCCGTGCTGCACGCCAGCATCCATCAGCTTCTGGGCTGCAAGGATGACGGCGAGGCCATGACGGTGCTGGGAAG ATACTTGGACAGTGTGACCAATAAGGACAGTACCctgccccccatcccccaccttCACTCCCTGCTGACAGACAATGGGGAACCACACCCTGAGGTGGACATCTTCAAACTGGTGCGCAGCTCCTACGAG AAATTCGGCTCCATCCGCGCAGACGTGATCGAGCAGATGCGTTTCAAACAGAGGCTGAGGGTCATTCAGACCATCGAGGACACGACTAAACGCAACGTG GTCAGAACTATCGTCACGGAGACCGCCTTCAGCATTGACGAACTGGAGGAGCTCTTTTTGCTCTTTAAG GCGGAGCACCTGACCAGCTGCTACtggggcggcagcagcaacccAACAGAGCGCCACGACCCCAGCCTGCCGTACCTGGAGCAGTACCGCATCGACACGGAGCAGTTCAAAGGGCTCTTCAAGCAGCTGTTCCCCTGGGCCAACGGCGCCCAGTCGGACCTGCTGGCCGTGCGCTTCTTCCGTCTGCTCGACCAAAACTGCGACGGGCTCATCAATTTCCGAGAGTTCATCAATGGCCTGG GCGTTCTGTATCACGCGGACCTCATCGAGAAGCTGAAGCTCCTCTACAAGATGCACGTCGTGCCTG AAATCCCCCATGAACAGGAAGAGCCAGATTCTGCCTTTGAGGCCACGCAGTACTTCTTTGAAGATATCACCCCGGAAACGTCGATGG gTCAGGACTCAAAGTGCAGAAGTGAGAAGGATGACGGCTTCGTCAGAGTCACGTTCAAGACTGAAAAAG tgaagaaGCTTAACACTCCTGAATATCGCCACTATCTGAAGCTGTGGAACGAAGAGACCAAACCTAAGCGAGAAAACACGAAAGATCTTCCAAAACTAAACCAG GCTCAGTTCATCGAACTCTGCAAGACCTTGTACAGCATGTTCAGCGAGGACGTTGCAGAGCAGGAGCTCTACCACGCCACGGCGACCGTCAccagtctgctgctggaaaTGGGAGAAGTGGGGAAGCTGTTTTCCTCATTAGGCAGGAAGGAGCACGACATGGGGGCCAAATTGGAGCCGAGGGTGTATCCCAGGAGCGCCCAGCAGGTGGTGTCTGATGACATGTTCCAACAGCGGGAACAGAGTGGCGACTTTATACCTACAGGCGAGAAAAGTCCCTGCGAGGAGGAGAAAGCGGACGACCTCCCGGCCATGCACGACATCAAGCTGGAGGACTCGTCTCCCAAAGACACGGGCACGTCGTCCGCCATGCTCATCTCAGACGACGACACCTCGGTGTCGTCCTACTCGGTGCTCAGCGCCGGCTCCCACGAGCTGGACGACAAGCTCCAGTGCGAGGACATCGCAGATGACACGGTGCTGGTGCGTCGCGACAGCGGGGTCGCCGGGGAAAGAATGAACCGCCCCACGGGAGGCGGAGCCCAGGATGGAGGGCTTCCTCACAGCGCCAGCATTGATAAAGACTGGGCCATCACCTTTGAGCAGTTCCTGGCCTCTGTGCTCACCGAACAAGCCCTGGTGCATTATTTCGAGAAGCCCGTGGAGGTGGCGGCAAGCATCACCAATGCCAAGAACATGTGTAAATcagggcgccccctgctgtccatgAGTGACTATGAGATCTCTCTGTCCGGCTGA
- the elmod2 gene encoding ELMO domain-containing protein 2: MLGYIWHYVYSSFLRHWLKWLIRQVTGQCELQRICSTYKPGAPRTSRAEHSLRSSKSKVLREALESNRDKLEQRVEEIIKVKNIKPQKDPLFKGSLHVCLLQITGYSSLCVSVEDLRKKVFDSEDQDHEAMLFNLWGLLMPTVKLESRMTKQWGDIGFQGDDPKTDFRGMGMLGLINLVFFSENYTEEARQVLSHANHPKLGYSYAIVGINLTEMAYSLLRSGALKSHFYNTVEGTPELQHFHQLYCYLAYEFDKFWLAEEPESIMHFNQYREKFHDKIKTLLQDPDVGLRLTVQSGKK; encoded by the exons ATGCTGGGCTACATCTGGCACTATGTGTACTCATCCTTTCTGAGACATTGGCTAAAATGGCTCATCAGACAAGTTACGGGACAATGTGAGCTGCAGAGAATATGCTCCACTTACAAGCCAGGGGCACCAAGGACATCCAGGGCGG AGCATTCTCTCCGTTCATCAAAGAGCAAG GTCCTCAGAGAAGCTTTGGAATCCAATCGGGACAAATTAGAGCAGCGTGTGGAAGAAATCATCAAAGTGAAGAATATCAAACCCCAGAAAGATCCTCT GTTCAAGGGAAGCCtgcatgtctgtctgctgcagatAACAGGATACAgtagcctgtgtgtgtctgtagaaGACTTGAGGAAAAAGGTTTTCGACTCAGAAGACCAAGATCATGAAGCCATGCTATTTAAT TTGTGGGGATTGTTGATGCCTACGGTCAAACTGGAGTCCAGGATGACCAAACAGTGGGGAGACATTGGTTTCCAAGGAGATGACCCCAAGACTGATTTCAGAGGAATGGGCATGCTGGGCCTGATCAACCTTGT ATTTTTCAGTGAAAACTACACAGAAGAGGCTCGTCAGGTGTTGTCCCACGCCAACCATCCTAAACTGGG GTATTCGTACGCCATAGTCGGGATTAACCTGACAGAGATGGCCTACAGCCTCCTGAGAAGCGGAGCGCTGAAATCTCATTTCTACAACACAGTGGAGGGAACACCTGAGCTCCAGCACTTTCACCAGCTCTACT GCTATCTGGCGTACGAGTTTGATAAATTCTGGTTGGCTGAAGAACCAGAGAGCATCATGCATTTCAACCAGTACAGGGAAAAGTTCCACGATAAAATCAAGACTCTCCTCCAGGATCCCGATGTTGGTCTCAGACTGACTGTGCAGTCTGGCAAAAAGTAA
- the ucp1 gene encoding mitochondrial brown fat uncoupling protein 1 → MVGLKPSDVPPPLGVKMASAGAAACIADIVTFPLDTAKVRLQIQGEKTAVEGIRYRGVFGTISTMIRTEGPRSLYNGLVAGLQRQLCFASVRIGLYDTVRDFYTGGKENPNVLIRILAGCTTGAMAVSFAQPTDVVKVRFQAQMNLNSVTRRYSGTMQAYKHIYQNEGFRGLWKGTLPNITRNALVNCTELVTYDMIKEAILRHKLMSDNLPCHFVSAFGAGFVTTVIASPVDVVKTRYMNSPPGQYRSAINCAWTMMTKEGPTAFYKGFVPSFLRLGSWNIVMFVSFEQIKRAMMVTKKKIEAKN, encoded by the exons ATGGTGGGACTCAAGCCCTCGGACGTTCCCCCTCCGCTCGGGGTCAAGATGGCGAGTGCCGGGGCGGCGGCGTGTATCGCCGACATCGTCACTTTTCCTCTGGACACGGCCAAAGTCAGACTTCAG attcaGGGAGAGAAGACGGCGGTGGAAGGCATCCGCTACAGAGGCGTGTTTGGGACCATCAGCACCATGATCCGGACAGAGGGGCCCAGGTCTCTGTACAACGGGCTGGTGGCGGGTCTGCAGAGGCAACTGTGCTTCGCCTCGGTCCGAATCGGCCTCTACGACACCGTCAGGGACTTCTACACCGGCGGCAAAGAAA ACCCCAACGTCCTGATTCGGATCCTGGCTGGCTGCACCACGGGCGCCATGGCGGTGTCCTTCGCGCAGCCCACAGACGTGGTCAAGGTTCGATTCCAGGCGCAGATGAACCTGAACAGCGTGACGCGTCGCTACAGCGGCACCATGCAGGCCTACAAACACATCTACCAGAACGAGGGTTTCCGGGGACTCTGGAAAG GCACGCTGCCCAACATCACCAGGAACGCACTGGTCAACTGCACGGAGCTCGTGACCTACGACATGATCAAGGAGGCCATCCTGAGGCACAAACTCATGTCAg ATAATCTTCCGTGCCACTTCGTGTCGGCGTTTGGCGCCGGCTTCGTCACCACGGTGATCGCCTCCCCGGTAGACGTCGTCAAAACCAGGTACATGAACTCACCACCGGGCCAGTACAGGAGCGCCATCAACTGTGCCTGGACCATGATGACCAAAGAGGGGCCCACAGCTTTCTACAAAGG ATTTGTGCCATCGTTTCTGAGGCTGGGGTCGTGGAACATCGTCATGTTTGTCTCCTTCGAACAAATCAAGAGAGCCATGATGGTCACGAAAAAGAAGATCGAAGCCAAAAACTGA